A part of Micromonospora chersina genomic DNA contains:
- a CDS encoding ABC transporter ATP-binding protein, whose protein sequence is MTPADRLLWRAVGSAGWWTPALLVATVAGAAAELALPAALGRAVDAAVGATGGESAGRWLAAVGGLVVLLVGAGVVRDYGTGAASARSVAGLRHALIRHILALDPRTAARHPVGDLVGRLVGQVADAGQAAPTLVLAGTVLLPPVGSLVALTLIDPWLGATFVVGLLLLGVLLRGFVADASAAVAGYQRAQGHLAGLMVEALAGARTIAAAGTAGREVDRVLTPVAELRRHGTRTWTVLAGAATRGAVLSPTLQLAVVAVGGLALAAGRLTPGDLLAALQYAALGAGLGTVVSALNKAVRVRAGCRRAAEVLTEPARRYGDRTLPPGPGCLELRGVGVRADDGRPLLDGVDLRVPGGALLAVVGASGAGKSLLAAVAGRLRDPDAGEVLLDGTPLPDLSAAALHAAVGYGFERPVLVGETVGAAVGCGADPVPVARAAAIHDFVERLPDRYGTPLAEVAMSGGERQRLGLARALRAQRLLVLDDATSSLDTVTEYRVNRALTDRADRRTRVVVSHRVGTAARADLVAWVAAGRIRAVGPHAVLWDDPAYRAVFRS, encoded by the coding sequence ATGACCCCGGCCGACCGGCTCCTGTGGCGCGCCGTCGGGTCCGCCGGCTGGTGGACCCCGGCGCTGCTCGTGGCCACCGTGGCCGGGGCGGCGGCCGAGCTGGCGCTGCCCGCGGCGCTGGGCCGCGCGGTCGACGCCGCCGTGGGCGCCACCGGCGGGGAGTCCGCCGGCCGCTGGCTCGCCGCGGTGGGCGGGCTGGTCGTCCTGCTGGTCGGCGCGGGCGTGGTAAGGGACTACGGCACCGGCGCGGCGAGCGCCCGTTCCGTCGCCGGCCTGCGCCACGCGCTGATCCGCCACATCCTCGCGCTCGATCCCCGCACGGCGGCCCGCCACCCGGTGGGCGACCTGGTCGGTCGCCTGGTGGGCCAGGTGGCCGACGCCGGGCAGGCCGCACCGACCCTCGTCCTGGCCGGCACCGTCCTGCTGCCGCCGGTCGGCAGCCTGGTGGCTCTCACGCTGATCGATCCCTGGCTCGGCGCGACATTCGTCGTCGGGCTGCTGCTGCTGGGTGTGCTGCTGCGCGGGTTCGTCGCCGACGCGTCCGCGGCGGTCGCCGGCTACCAGCGGGCCCAGGGACACCTGGCCGGGCTGATGGTGGAGGCGCTGGCCGGCGCGCGGACCATCGCCGCCGCCGGCACCGCCGGACGGGAGGTCGACCGCGTGCTGACCCCGGTCGCGGAGCTGCGGCGGCACGGCACGCGGACGTGGACCGTGCTGGCCGGGGCCGCGACCCGGGGCGCCGTGCTCAGCCCGACGCTGCAACTGGCGGTGGTCGCGGTGGGCGGGCTCGCCCTGGCCGCCGGCCGGCTGACGCCGGGAGACCTGCTGGCCGCCCTCCAGTACGCCGCGCTCGGCGCCGGCCTCGGCACCGTGGTCAGCGCCCTCAACAAGGCCGTCCGGGTACGCGCCGGCTGCCGCCGCGCGGCCGAGGTGCTCACCGAACCTGCCCGCCGGTACGGCGACCGGACCCTGCCGCCCGGTCCCGGCTGCCTGGAGCTGCGCGGGGTCGGCGTGCGGGCCGACGACGGCCGGCCGCTGCTCGACGGGGTGGACCTGCGGGTGCCGGGGGGCGCCCTGCTCGCCGTCGTGGGCGCGTCCGGCGCCGGCAAGTCGCTGCTCGCCGCCGTCGCCGGCCGGCTGCGCGACCCGGACGCCGGGGAGGTGCTGCTGGACGGGACGCCGCTGCCCGACCTGTCGGCGGCGGCCCTGCACGCGGCGGTCGGCTACGGGTTCGAAAGGCCCGTGCTGGTCGGCGAGACGGTGGGCGCCGCGGTCGGCTGCGGCGCCGACCCGGTGCCGGTGGCCCGGGCGGCGGCCATCCACGACTTCGTCGAGCGGCTGCCCGACCGGTACGGCACGCCGCTGGCCGAGGTCGCCATGTCGGGCGGGGAACGCCAGCGGCTCGGTCTCGCCCGCGCGCTACGGGCCCAGCGGCTGCTCGTCCTGGACGACGCCACGTCCAGCCTGGACACGGTGACCGAGTACCGGGTGAACCGGGCGCTCACCGACCGGGCGGACCGGCGTACCCGGGTGGTGGTGAGCCACCGGGTCGGCACTGCCGCCCGGGCCGACCTGGTGGCCTGGGTGGCGGCCGGACGGATCCGCGCGGTCGGCCCGCACGCCGTGCTCTGGGACGACCCGGCCTACCGGGCGGTGTTCCGCTCGTGA
- a CDS encoding SapB/AmfS family lanthipeptide — translation MALLDLQAMELPTTENYGGGSQASLLLCGDSSLSLTTCH, via the coding sequence ATGGCTCTGCTCGACCTCCAGGCGATGGAACTGCCGACCACCGAGAACTACGGCGGGGGCAGCCAGGCGAGCCTGCTGCTCTGCGGCGACAGCTCGCTGAGCCTCACCACCTGCCACTGA
- a CDS encoding SapB/AmfS family lanthipeptide has product MALLDLQGMELPAAERTGGGSQASLLLCGDSSLSITTCK; this is encoded by the coding sequence ATGGCCCTGCTCGACCTCCAGGGGATGGAGCTGCCGGCCGCCGAGCGTACCGGCGGTGGCAGCCAGGCGAGCCTGCTGCTCTGCGGCGACAGCTCGCTGAGCATCACCACCTGCAAGTGA
- the lanKC gene encoding class III lanthionine synthetase LanKC: MDERYDSYCAVDPLFYDSLASSDVEAPGYAADRPPAPGWKREVKDDWLVHGPVAGSLPSQGWKIHVSARLDNAERVLARVMDYCEPRGIPFKHLRGPRMLLMRNSKYARRAASGKFITVYPRDDAELELTAKELAALLDGETGPYILSDLRYGDGPVYLRYGGFAARYCISAEGQVVPAVEDASGTLVPDRRDPVFHVPDWVTLPDFLAPHLAARNAATTTDLPYRIEKVIHFSNGGGLYEARDTRTGDRVVLKEARPHAGLDATGADAVTRLRREAETLRRLAGVPHLVRVHDEFSFGGHEFLALTFVEGRPLNRLVVERYPLVHLDADREAYTRWALDLHRQVAEAVDAIHAHGVVYGDLHMFNIMVGDDGDVTLVDFEVATPAAAAARPALRNQAFAAPRDRTGFDVDRYALACLRLALFLPLTAMLRLAPEKAAHLAEVVAEHFPVPRELLDESVAVILGEAATGTGHTPGHPVGPRTDPEDWPALRDRLAAAIGASATPHRDDRLFPGDIRQFAGADGGLNLAHGAAGVLWALHTSGAGTDPGHERWLIDRVREPASGSRLGFYDGLHGVAYVLDLLGHHGEALRLLDRCLDEPWTELGDDLMSGLSGIALNLAHFAGRTGDRRYADAARRAVDVVVGRLGDVESVAEVSGGRHPHAGLLRGGAGTALMLLRMYELDHDESLLDHAETALRQDLRRCVRRDAGHLEVNEGWRTMPYLGEGSVGIGLVLDQYLRLRGGEDLRGAAEDIRRCADFPFYAQSGLFAGRAGIVTYLAGRGEREPARRQARLLSWHALPYRDGIAFPGEQLLRLSMDLATGTAGVLSALAATRPASPGRLPFLTPLPGAAPARPTPPAGD; this comes from the coding sequence ATGGACGAACGGTACGACTCGTACTGCGCGGTCGATCCGCTGTTCTACGACTCGCTCGCCAGCTCGGACGTCGAGGCCCCCGGCTACGCGGCGGACCGGCCGCCGGCGCCCGGCTGGAAGCGCGAGGTCAAGGACGACTGGCTGGTCCACGGTCCGGTCGCCGGCTCGCTCCCCTCCCAGGGCTGGAAGATCCACGTGTCGGCCCGGCTGGACAACGCCGAGCGGGTGCTGGCCCGGGTGATGGACTACTGCGAGCCCCGCGGCATCCCGTTCAAGCACCTGCGCGGTCCGCGGATGCTGCTCATGCGCAACAGCAAGTACGCCCGCCGGGCCGCCAGCGGCAAGTTCATCACCGTCTACCCCCGCGACGACGCGGAGCTGGAGCTGACCGCCAAGGAGCTGGCCGCGCTGCTCGACGGCGAGACCGGGCCGTACATCCTGAGCGACCTGCGGTACGGCGACGGCCCGGTGTACCTGCGCTACGGCGGTTTCGCCGCCCGGTACTGCATCTCGGCGGAGGGCCAGGTGGTGCCGGCCGTCGAGGACGCCTCCGGCACCCTGGTGCCCGACCGGCGCGACCCGGTCTTCCACGTGCCGGACTGGGTGACCCTGCCCGACTTCCTCGCCCCGCACCTGGCCGCCCGGAACGCCGCGACCACCACCGACCTGCCCTACCGGATCGAGAAGGTCATCCACTTCTCCAACGGCGGCGGTCTCTACGAGGCGCGGGACACCCGCACCGGGGACCGGGTGGTGCTCAAGGAGGCCCGCCCGCACGCCGGGCTGGACGCCACGGGCGCGGACGCGGTGACCCGGCTGCGCCGGGAGGCCGAGACGCTGCGCCGGCTCGCCGGGGTGCCGCACCTGGTACGCGTGCACGACGAGTTCAGCTTCGGCGGGCACGAGTTCCTGGCGCTGACGTTCGTCGAGGGCCGCCCCCTGAACCGGCTGGTGGTGGAGCGCTACCCGCTGGTCCATCTCGACGCCGACCGGGAGGCGTACACCCGGTGGGCCCTCGACCTGCACCGGCAGGTCGCCGAGGCGGTGGACGCCATCCACGCCCACGGCGTGGTCTACGGCGACCTGCACATGTTCAACATCATGGTGGGCGACGACGGGGACGTCACGCTCGTCGACTTCGAGGTCGCGACCCCCGCCGCGGCGGCCGCCCGGCCGGCACTGCGCAACCAGGCCTTCGCCGCGCCCCGCGACCGGACCGGCTTCGACGTGGACCGGTACGCCCTGGCCTGCCTGCGGCTGGCCCTCTTCCTGCCGCTGACCGCGATGCTCCGGCTGGCGCCGGAGAAGGCGGCCCACCTGGCCGAGGTGGTGGCGGAGCACTTCCCCGTCCCCCGCGAGCTGCTCGACGAGTCGGTCGCCGTGATCCTCGGCGAGGCCGCCACCGGAACCGGCCACACGCCCGGCCACCCGGTCGGGCCGCGTACCGACCCGGAGGACTGGCCGGCACTGCGGGACCGGCTCGCCGCCGCGATCGGCGCGAGCGCCACCCCGCACCGCGACGACCGGCTCTTCCCCGGCGACATCCGGCAGTTCGCCGGCGCCGACGGCGGGCTGAACCTGGCCCACGGCGCGGCCGGGGTGCTCTGGGCGCTGCACACCAGCGGCGCCGGCACCGACCCCGGGCACGAGCGGTGGCTCATCGACCGGGTGCGGGAACCCGCGTCGGGCAGCCGGCTCGGCTTCTACGACGGGCTGCACGGCGTCGCGTACGTGCTGGACCTGCTCGGGCACCACGGCGAGGCGCTGCGGCTGCTGGACCGCTGCCTCGACGAGCCGTGGACCGAGCTGGGCGACGACCTCATGAGCGGCCTGTCCGGCATCGCGCTCAACCTGGCCCACTTCGCCGGGCGCACCGGCGACCGGCGGTACGCCGACGCCGCCCGGCGAGCGGTCGACGTGGTCGTCGGCCGGCTCGGCGACGTGGAGTCGGTCGCCGAGGTCAGCGGTGGCCGCCACCCGCACGCCGGACTGCTCCGGGGTGGCGCCGGCACCGCGCTGATGCTGCTGCGGATGTACGAGCTGGACCACGACGAGAGCCTCCTCGACCACGCCGAGACGGCGCTGCGGCAGGACCTGCGCCGGTGCGTCCGGCGCGACGCCGGCCACCTGGAGGTCAACGAGGGCTGGCGGACCATGCCCTACCTGGGCGAGGGCAGCGTGGGCATCGGCCTGGTGCTCGACCAGTACCTGCGCCTCCGCGGCGGCGAGGACCTCCGCGGCGCGGCCGAGGACATCCGCCGCTGCGCCGACTTCCCGTTCTACGCCCAGTCCGGGCTGTTCGCCGGCCGCGCCGGGATCGTCACGTACCTGGCCGGGCGAGGTGAGCGGGAACCGGCTCGCCGGCAGGCCCGGCTGCTGAGCTGGCACGCCCTGCCGTACCGGGACGGGATCGCCTTCCCCGGCGAGCAGCTGCTGCGGCTGTCCATGGACCTGGCCACCGGCACCGCCGGCGTGCTGAGCGCCCTCGCGGCGACCCGGCCGGCGAGCCCGGGCCGGCTGCCGTTCCTCACGCCACTGCCCGGCGCGGCACCCGCCCGGCCCACCCCACCGGCCGGCGACTGA
- a CDS encoding S1 family peptidase, producing the protein MRIRRLTPLLAATVGLVAAGAFAVPGAASAAPSFTADQLARADAAVAASGVQGIAWRVDAGSGRVVVTADDSVSAAEVATIKRKAGTEAGAIRVDRARGTFRPLLSAGNAIYGGGYRCSLGFNVVKSNVYYFLTAGHCGNVAKTWYTDSGLKTLIGPTISSSFPGNDYALVRYDNAALSHPGGYTAANAVVGESVKRTGSTTGTHSGTVTALNVTVRYQGGGTVRGMIQTTVCAEPGDSGGPLYDGTKALGITSGGSGDCRTGGTTFYQPVTEAASAYGVTVY; encoded by the coding sequence GTGAGAATCCGCCGACTCACCCCCCTGCTCGCCGCGACCGTCGGCCTGGTGGCCGCCGGCGCCTTCGCCGTTCCCGGCGCCGCGTCGGCCGCACCGAGCTTCACCGCCGACCAGCTGGCCCGCGCCGACGCCGCCGTCGCGGCCTCCGGCGTGCAGGGCATCGCCTGGCGTGTGGACGCCGGTTCCGGCCGCGTCGTGGTGACCGCCGACGACAGCGTCTCCGCCGCCGAGGTCGCCACCATCAAGAGGAAGGCCGGCACGGAGGCGGGCGCCATCCGGGTCGACCGGGCCCGCGGCACCTTCCGCCCGCTGCTGTCGGCCGGCAACGCCATCTACGGCGGCGGCTACCGCTGCTCGCTCGGGTTCAACGTGGTGAAGTCGAACGTCTACTACTTCCTCACCGCCGGGCACTGCGGCAACGTCGCCAAGACCTGGTACACCGACTCGGGGCTCAAGACCCTGATCGGCCCGACCATCAGCTCCAGCTTCCCGGGCAACGACTACGCCCTGGTCCGCTACGACAACGCCGCGCTCAGCCACCCGGGCGGCTACACCGCCGCGAACGCCGTCGTGGGTGAGTCGGTGAAGCGGACCGGGTCGACCACCGGCACCCACAGCGGCACGGTGACCGCGTTGAACGTGACGGTCCGCTACCAGGGCGGCGGCACGGTCCGGGGCATGATCCAGACCACCGTCTGCGCCGAGCCGGGCGACTCGGGCGGCCCGCTCTACGACGGCACCAAGGCGCTGGGCATCACCTCCGGCGGCAGCGGTGACTGCCGCACCGGCGGCACCACCTTCTACCAGCCGGTCACCGAGGCGGCGAGCGCGTACGGCGTGACCGTCTACTGA
- a CDS encoding FAD-binding and (Fe-S)-binding domain-containing protein, whose amino-acid sequence MVELSGDARDGLEAVVPGGVTTRAADRLRLAHDASHYLLHPSAVVTPADADQVAALLRHSRRTGTPLTFRSGGTSLSGQAVTDRLLVDTRRHFRDLDVLDEGRRVRVQPGVVLRQVNARLAPYGRKLGPDPASESACTVGGVVANNSSGMTCGTEFNTYRTLESLLLVLPSGTVLDTGAPDADARLRAAEPELHAGLLRLRDRVRGNPDSVRRVRAQYAMKNTMGYGVNAFLDHDEPADLLTRLVVGSEGTLAFVAAATFRTVPVHRHAATGLLVFDTLGAAMAAMPALVAAGPAAIELLDAAALRVAQRDPRADAALRGLPVRDHAALLVEWQESDPEALAERVAAARLVLADLPLTTPARLSGEAAARAALWHIRKGLYAAVAGARPSGTTALLEDIAVPVEALAGTCAALADLFDRHRYEESVIFGHAKDGNLHFMLNERFADGAAPARYADFTEEMVDLVLGHGGTLKAEHGTGRVMAPYVRRQFGDELYAVMREVKTLCDPDGVLNPGVLLSDDPEIHMRHLKTVPTVEEEVDRCVECGYCEPVCPSRDLTTTPRQRIVLRREIAAARADGNPALARELEKAYDYDAVDTCAVDGMCATACPVLINTGDLVRRLRADRTGGVAQAGWRGAARGWGATTRGMARGLDLAGALPPALPEAATRAARAVLGADRVPQWRRDLPRGGRPRRPRPADEPDAVFVPSCLGTLFAPAEGGSGVAAALLTLADRAGVRLLVPEGIGSMCCGTPWSSEGLTSGYEAVRDRVPPALLAASRDGALPLVSDAASCTEGFAKLLAGAGDLRVVDAVAYAATELLPRLTVRRRLGSLALHPTCSSTRLGLDDALLAVARAVADEVVVPDGWQCCGFAGDRGLLHPELTASATRAEAAAVTARSFDGYASVNRTCEIGMARATGQPYRHLLELLADATA is encoded by the coding sequence ATGGTCGAACTGAGCGGCGACGCGCGGGACGGACTGGAGGCGGTGGTGCCCGGCGGGGTGACCACCCGGGCCGCGGACCGGCTCCGGCTGGCCCACGACGCGTCGCACTACCTGCTGCACCCGAGCGCCGTGGTCACGCCGGCCGACGCCGACCAGGTCGCCGCCCTGCTGCGGCACAGCCGCCGCACCGGCACCCCGCTGACGTTCCGCTCCGGCGGCACCAGCCTCAGCGGCCAGGCGGTCACCGACCGGCTGCTTGTCGACACCCGGCGGCACTTCCGCGACCTCGACGTCCTCGACGAGGGCCGGCGGGTGCGGGTGCAGCCCGGGGTGGTGCTGCGGCAGGTCAACGCGCGGCTCGCCCCGTACGGCCGCAAGCTCGGCCCCGACCCCGCCAGCGAGTCCGCCTGCACCGTCGGCGGGGTGGTCGCCAACAACTCCAGCGGGATGACCTGCGGCACCGAGTTCAACACCTACCGCACCCTGGAGTCGCTGCTGCTGGTGCTGCCCAGCGGCACCGTGCTCGACACCGGCGCCCCCGACGCCGACGCCCGGCTGCGCGCCGCCGAGCCGGAACTGCACGCCGGCCTGCTGCGGCTGCGCGACCGGGTCCGCGGCAACCCCGACTCGGTGCGCCGGGTCCGCGCCCAGTACGCCATGAAGAACACCATGGGGTACGGGGTGAACGCCTTCCTCGACCACGACGAGCCCGCCGACCTGCTGACCCGCCTCGTCGTGGGCAGCGAGGGCACCCTCGCCTTCGTCGCGGCGGCGACGTTCCGCACCGTACCCGTGCACCGGCACGCCGCGACCGGCCTGCTGGTCTTCGACACCCTGGGCGCGGCGATGGCCGCCATGCCGGCGCTGGTGGCCGCCGGGCCGGCGGCGATCGAGCTGCTCGACGCGGCCGCCCTGCGGGTGGCGCAGCGGGACCCGCGGGCGGACGCCGCGCTGCGCGGCCTGCCGGTGCGCGACCACGCGGCGCTGCTGGTCGAGTGGCAGGAGTCCGACCCGGAGGCGCTGGCCGAGCGGGTCGCCGCCGCCCGGCTGGTCCTGGCCGACCTGCCGCTGACCACCCCGGCCCGGCTCAGCGGCGAGGCCGCCGCCCGCGCCGCGCTCTGGCACATCCGCAAGGGCCTGTACGCGGCGGTGGCCGGCGCCCGCCCGTCCGGCACCACCGCGCTGCTGGAGGACATCGCCGTCCCGGTCGAGGCACTCGCCGGCACCTGCGCCGCGCTCGCCGACCTCTTCGACAGGCACCGGTACGAGGAGAGCGTCATCTTCGGCCACGCCAAGGACGGCAACCTGCACTTCATGCTCAACGAGCGGTTCGCCGACGGCGCGGCCCCGGCCCGCTACGCGGACTTCACCGAGGAGATGGTCGACCTGGTCCTCGGCCACGGCGGCACGCTCAAGGCCGAGCACGGCACCGGCCGGGTCATGGCCCCGTACGTGCGCCGCCAGTTCGGCGACGAGCTGTACGCGGTGATGCGCGAGGTCAAGACGCTGTGCGACCCGGACGGCGTGCTCAACCCGGGCGTGCTGCTCAGCGACGACCCGGAGATCCACATGCGGCACCTGAAGACCGTGCCGACCGTGGAGGAGGAGGTGGACCGCTGCGTCGAGTGCGGCTACTGCGAGCCGGTCTGCCCGAGCCGCGACCTCACCACCACCCCGCGGCAGCGGATCGTGCTGCGCCGGGAGATCGCCGCCGCCCGCGCCGACGGGAACCCGGCCCTGGCCCGCGAGCTGGAGAAGGCGTACGACTACGACGCGGTGGACACGTGCGCCGTGGACGGCATGTGCGCCACCGCCTGCCCCGTCCTCATCAACACCGGCGACCTGGTGCGGCGGCTGCGGGCCGACCGCACCGGCGGGGTGGCGCAGGCCGGCTGGCGGGGCGCCGCCCGCGGCTGGGGCGCCACCACCCGGGGCATGGCCCGCGGGCTCGACCTGGCCGGCGCGCTGCCGCCCGCGCTGCCCGAGGCCGCCACCCGGGCCGCTCGCGCGGTCCTCGGCGCCGACCGGGTGCCGCAGTGGCGGCGTGACCTGCCCCGGGGCGGCCGGCCGCGCCGCCCCCGCCCCGCCGACGAGCCGGACGCCGTCTTCGTCCCGTCCTGCCTCGGCACCCTGTTCGCGCCCGCCGAGGGCGGCTCCGGCGTGGCCGCCGCCCTGCTCACCCTCGCCGACCGGGCCGGCGTACGCCTGCTCGTGCCCGAGGGGATCGGCAGCATGTGCTGCGGCACGCCCTGGTCCTCGGAGGGCCTCACGTCCGGCTACGAGGCGGTGCGCGACCGGGTGCCGCCGGCGCTGCTCGCGGCCAGCCGCGACGGCGCGCTGCCGCTGGTCAGTGACGCCGCCTCCTGCACCGAGGGCTTCGCGAAGCTGCTCGCCGGGGCCGGCGACCTGCGCGTGGTCGACGCCGTCGCGTACGCGGCCACCGAGTTGCTGCCCCGGCTCACCGTGCGCCGCCGGCTCGGCTCCCTCGCGCTGCACCCGACCTGCTCGTCCACCCGGCTCGGGCTGGACGACGCCCTGCTCGCCGTGGCCCGCGCCGTCGCCGACGAGGTGGTGGTGCCGGACGGCTGGCAGTGCTGCGGCTTCGCGGGCGACCGGGGGCTGCTGCACCCCGAGCTGACCGCGTCGGCCACCCGCGCCGAGGCCGCCGCCGTAACCGCCCGCTCCTTCGACGGGTACGCCTCGGTCAACCGCACCTGCGAGATCGGCATGGCCCGGGCCACCGGGCAGCCGTACCGTCACCTGCTCGAACTGCTGGCCGACGCGACCGCCTGA
- a CDS encoding glutaredoxin domain-containing protein, with translation MLRNWWMAGLMLVVGALAARSAATPVVGAVEFLVFVVVAALFSPLAFPRSLPAAEARERSARDGRPVVYWRPGCRYCLRLRLRLGRRAGRAHWVNIWRDPDGAAAVRAVTGGDETVPTVVLGDEAVVNPEPGWLRDRLPS, from the coding sequence GTGCTGCGCAACTGGTGGATGGCCGGTCTGATGCTGGTGGTCGGGGCGCTCGCCGCGCGCAGCGCGGCCACCCCGGTGGTGGGGGCCGTCGAGTTCCTGGTCTTCGTGGTGGTGGCGGCGCTCTTCTCGCCGCTGGCGTTCCCGCGATCGCTGCCCGCCGCCGAGGCGCGGGAGCGCAGCGCCCGTGACGGCCGGCCGGTGGTCTACTGGCGACCCGGCTGCCGCTACTGCCTGCGCCTGCGACTCCGCCTGGGTCGCCGGGCCGGCCGGGCGCACTGGGTGAACATCTGGCGCGACCCGGACGGGGCGGCGGCGGTCCGGGCGGTCACCGGAGGCGACGAGACGGTCCCGACCGTGGTGCTGGGCGACGAGGCCGTGGTGAACCCGGAGCCGGGCTGGTTGCGCGACCGCCTGCCGTCCTGA
- a CDS encoding nitronate monooxygenase — MDGIRELLGVDVPVVAAPMAGGPTTTGLATAVGAAGAFAFLAAGYKTPEAVAAEVADLRGSGRPFGVNVFVPTPVPVAEAEFRRYATRIAAEGAPYGLDLAAAPRTEDDDHWAAKLDLLLADPVPVVSFTFGLPPEAVVRDLRRAGSRVLVTVTDPAEAAAAADLGVDGLVAQSGAAGGHLGTFTPDAPPPLRPLPDLLALVAETGLPVLGAGGVGGPSDVRAALAAGAAGVLVGTLLLRADESGAGRTHRDALADPARDRTVVTRAFTGRPARGLRNDFIDRHEAAAPLGYPALHHLTRPLRVAAAGAGDADRLHLWAGTGWRGARAAPAADILADLTRTL; from the coding sequence GTGGACGGGATACGGGAACTGCTCGGGGTGGATGTGCCGGTGGTCGCGGCGCCGATGGCCGGCGGGCCGACCACCACCGGGCTGGCGACGGCGGTGGGCGCGGCCGGGGCGTTCGCGTTCCTGGCCGCCGGCTACAAGACGCCGGAGGCGGTGGCGGCGGAGGTCGCCGACCTGCGCGGCAGCGGCCGGCCGTTCGGGGTGAACGTCTTCGTGCCCACCCCGGTGCCGGTGGCGGAGGCGGAGTTCCGCCGCTACGCCACCCGCATCGCCGCCGAGGGCGCGCCCTACGGCCTGGACCTGGCGGCCGCCCCCCGCACGGAGGACGACGACCACTGGGCGGCGAAGCTCGACCTGCTGCTCGCCGACCCGGTGCCGGTGGTCAGCTTCACGTTCGGCCTGCCCCCGGAGGCGGTGGTCCGGGACCTGCGGCGCGCCGGCAGCCGGGTGCTGGTCACCGTCACCGACCCGGCCGAGGCGGCGGCCGCGGCCGACCTCGGGGTGGACGGGCTGGTCGCGCAGAGCGGGGCCGCCGGCGGGCACCTCGGCACCTTCACGCCGGACGCCCCGCCGCCGCTCCGCCCGCTGCCCGACCTGCTCGCGCTGGTCGCCGAGACCGGCCTGCCCGTGCTGGGCGCGGGGGGCGTCGGCGGCCCCTCGGACGTCCGGGCGGCGCTCGCCGCCGGCGCCGCCGGCGTGCTGGTCGGCACGCTGCTGCTGCGTGCGGACGAGAGCGGCGCCGGCCGGACCCACCGCGATGCCCTCGCTGACCCGGCACGCGACCGGACCGTGGTCACCCGCGCCTTCACCGGCCGCCCTGCGCGCGGGCTGCGCAACGACTTCATCGACCGGCACGAGGCGGCGGCCCCGCTGGGCTACCCCGCGCTGCACCACCTGACCCGGCCGCTGCGCGTCGCCGCCGCCGGGGCCGGGGACGCCGACCGCCTGCACCTGTGGGCCGGCACCGGCTGGCGCGGCGCCCGGGCCGCTCCGGCCGCCGACATCCTCGCGGACCTGACCCGCACGCTCTGA
- a CDS encoding SDR family NAD(P)-dependent oxidoreductase, which translates to MSAAPLSGRVAVVTGAARGIGRAAAVALAEAGAEVAGVDVAGPVSPILDFPPASRDDLAETGRRVTAVGVRWSAHVADQRDIEAVRAVAAAVERDHGGVDVLFANAGIQAFKPLLEMVDPDWHDQIDVNLTGTANVLRVFAPLLVRRGGGRIVVTSSTQGQHGTTNGAAYSASKWGLIGLVKSAALELGAHGITVNAVIPGLVDTTLTRHPDRYAQAIVEGGKTPSGDPAADERSAVEALRAKTPLGVPWVRPEDVAPLVVFLASDAARMVSGTSFAATAGDSAHVTA; encoded by the coding sequence ATGTCCGCAGCGCCGCTCTCCGGACGGGTCGCGGTGGTCACCGGCGCGGCGCGCGGGATCGGCCGGGCCGCCGCCGTGGCGCTCGCCGAGGCGGGCGCGGAGGTGGCCGGGGTGGACGTGGCCGGGCCGGTGAGCCCGATCCTCGACTTCCCGCCGGCCAGCCGGGACGACCTGGCCGAGACCGGCCGGCGGGTCACCGCCGTCGGCGTACGGTGGTCCGCGCACGTGGCCGACCAGCGGGACATCGAGGCCGTGCGTGCGGTGGCCGCGGCCGTCGAGCGGGACCACGGCGGCGTCGACGTGCTCTTCGCCAACGCCGGCATCCAGGCGTTCAAGCCCCTGCTGGAGATGGTCGACCCCGACTGGCACGACCAGATCGACGTCAACCTCACCGGCACGGCCAACGTGCTGCGGGTCTTCGCCCCACTGCTGGTCCGCCGCGGCGGCGGGCGGATCGTGGTCACCTCCTCGACCCAGGGGCAGCACGGCACGACGAACGGGGCCGCCTACTCGGCGTCGAAGTGGGGTCTCATCGGGCTGGTCAAGTCGGCGGCGCTGGAGCTGGGGGCGCACGGGATCACCGTGAACGCGGTGATCCCCGGCCTGGTCGACACCACCCTGACCCGGCATCCCGACCGCTACGCGCAGGCCATCGTCGAGGGCGGGAAGACGCCGTCCGGGGACCCCGCCGCCGACGAGCGGAGCGCCGTGGAGGCGCTACGGGCGAAGACCCCGCTCGGCGTGCCGTGGGTCCGGCCGGAGGACGTCGCGCCGCTCGTGGTGTTCCTCGCCTCGGACGCCGCCCGGATGGTCAGCGGCACCTCCTTCGCCGCCACGGCCGGCGACAGCGCCCATGTGACGGCCTGA